From the Priestia koreensis genome, one window contains:
- the flgG gene encoding flagellar basal body rod protein FlgG — protein sequence MLRSMYSGISGMKNFQTKLDVIGNNIANVNTYGFKKGRTTFKDLVSQQISGSSAPTATLGGTNAKQIGLGSQISTIDTVNTQGSLQTTGRTLDLGISGDGFFTLLDGNGQRYYTRSGNFYLDKSGDVVNSDGLHILDTNGNKINIDPNSQSFSIGADGSVTTVPASPTAVSIGLTKFPNSEGLEKAGQNLYRASNNSGNPTATNPVKPGTGGTGSLVAGALEMSNVDLSEEFTDMIVAQRGFQANTRIITTSDQILEELVNLKR from the coding sequence ATGTTACGTTCAATGTACTCGGGAATTAGCGGTATGAAAAACTTTCAAACAAAACTAGACGTAATTGGAAACAACATCGCCAATGTAAATACGTACGGATTTAAAAAGGGAAGAACGACGTTTAAAGACTTAGTAAGTCAACAAATCTCTGGTTCCAGCGCTCCGACAGCTACACTTGGCGGAACGAATGCCAAGCAGATCGGTTTAGGTTCACAAATTAGTACAATTGATACGGTGAATACACAGGGAAGTCTGCAAACAACAGGAAGAACGCTAGATTTAGGGATTTCCGGAGATGGATTTTTTACTTTACTAGACGGCAATGGACAAAGATATTATACACGTTCAGGAAACTTTTATCTCGATAAAAGTGGAGATGTTGTAAATAGCGATGGTCTCCATATTCTGGATACAAATGGGAACAAAATTAATATTGATCCCAATTCCCAAAGTTTTAGTATTGGTGCAGACGGGAGTGTAACAACAGTTCCAGCGAGCCCTACAGCCGTCTCAATTGGTTTGACAAAATTCCCTAATAGTGAAGGGTTAGAAAAAGCTGGTCAAAATTTATATCGTGCTTCTAATAACTCAGGTAACCCTACTGCCACTAATCCAGTTAAACCTGGAACGGGTGGAACAGGTTCACTTGTAGCAGGAGCTCTCGAAATGTCTAACGTCGACCTATCTGAGGAATTTACCGATATGATCGTGGCGCAGCGTGGTTTCCAGGCAAATACGCGTATTATTACGACATCTGATCAAATTTTAGAAGAGCTTGTAAACTTAAAACGATAG
- the flgD gene encoding flagellar hook assembly protein FlgD: MANTIDPTSYLSNYQKQTPKTGNSALGKDDFLKILITQLRNQDPTSPMEDKDFIAQMATFSTLEQITNMSKSFDKFAEQQDQIALIQYQQFIGSEIAYEKVTKNDDGTTNKTKGTGVIEGIQYTSSGVVFQLMNGEQISGNDITQINEKADESYMMQASQLIGKTVTWKDSANEEHTAVVGSVSFQGGKASFHINDGANTTFTAAQIIKISG, translated from the coding sequence GTGGCAAATACGATTGATCCAACATCTTATCTATCAAATTACCAAAAACAAACTCCTAAGACCGGAAATAGTGCGCTAGGCAAAGATGATTTCTTGAAAATTCTCATTACCCAGCTTCGTAATCAAGACCCAACAAGTCCAATGGAGGATAAAGATTTTATTGCCCAAATGGCGACTTTTTCAACGCTCGAACAGATTACGAACATGAGCAAATCATTTGATAAATTTGCTGAGCAGCAGGATCAAATCGCACTCATTCAATATCAGCAGTTTATTGGCTCAGAAATCGCCTATGAAAAAGTGACGAAAAACGACGATGGAACGACGAATAAGACAAAAGGAACGGGCGTCATCGAGGGCATTCAATATACGAGTAGCGGCGTTGTTTTTCAGCTCATGAACGGAGAGCAAATTAGTGGGAATGACATTACGCAAATTAATGAAAAAGCAGACGAATCGTATATGATGCAAGCGAGTCAGCTTATTGGAAAAACCGTTACGTGGAAAGACAGTGCTAATGAAGAGCATACCGCTGTCGTAGGGTCTGTATCGTTTCAAGGTGGAAAGGCATCTTTTCACATAAACGACGGTGCTAATACAACGTTCACGGCCGCTCAAATCATAAAAATCAGTGGATAA
- the fliL gene encoding flagellar basal body-associated protein FliL, which translates to MFKNKLVNIMIIILLSLTLVGTAAVIIIMKMSGDEGPKDPNIDEIVDASVDVTDITTNLLDDSFIRISFKIQTDSSDAKDELAKRDFQVRDIIIKELSNMKSAQFQGSRGVVQLEDRIKAKVNELMQDGRVVKVYTTSKMLQ; encoded by the coding sequence TTGTTTAAAAATAAATTAGTTAATATTATGATCATTATTTTATTGTCTTTAACATTAGTAGGAACGGCAGCCGTGATCATTATTATGAAAATGTCAGGAGATGAGGGTCCAAAAGATCCAAACATTGATGAAATTGTCGATGCATCTGTTGATGTTACTGATATTACAACCAATCTATTAGATGACAGCTTTATTCGCATTTCATTCAAGATTCAAACGGATAGTAGCGATGCGAAAGATGAGCTAGCGAAGCGTGATTTTCAAGTGCGCGATATTATTATTAAAGAATTATCAAATATGAAGTCTGCTCAGTTTCAAGGAAGCCGTGGCGTTGTCCAATTAGAAGATCGTATTAAAGCAAAAGTGAATGAATTAATGCAGGATGGACGCGTAGTAAAAGTTTATACAACCTCCAAAATGTTGCAATAA
- a CDS encoding MotE family protein encodes MSKKKSQAVEEESTKTSKVQLFFFVFLIPAIFTLVIMYIILIVAGVDVNKKIGEIAQNTPILNKVVDNKGESAAQLPGAEQQKEMDRLKKTLDNQNKKMTKVQKESDQKDTTIQQLKAQIEKLQQEKEDAAKAGQKSSADDQKLLSTFQGITPKKAALIFAQLDQQQALTLMKKLDSTQLASILEKMDPAVAAKYVNLLASSTS; translated from the coding sequence ATGAGCAAGAAAAAATCACAGGCCGTGGAAGAGGAAAGTACCAAAACGAGTAAAGTTCAGCTCTTTTTCTTCGTCTTTTTGATCCCTGCTATTTTTACGTTAGTCATTATGTATATTATCTTGATTGTTGCGGGTGTGGACGTGAATAAAAAAATTGGAGAAATTGCTCAAAATACTCCGATTTTAAATAAAGTGGTCGATAATAAAGGTGAATCTGCAGCACAGCTTCCAGGAGCAGAGCAACAGAAGGAAATGGATCGCTTAAAAAAAACGTTAGATAATCAGAACAAGAAAATGACAAAGGTACAGAAGGAAAGCGATCAAAAAGATACAACCATCCAGCAGCTGAAGGCACAGATTGAAAAATTGCAGCAAGAGAAAGAAGATGCGGCAAAAGCTGGTCAAAAATCTTCAGCTGATGATCAAAAGCTTTTGAGTACATTTCAAGGTATTACACCTAAAAAAGCTGCCCTTATTTTTGCACAGCTGGATCAGCAACAGGCGCTGACCTTAATGAAAAAATTAGATAGCACTCAGCTTGCTTCCATTTTAGAAAAAATGGATCCTGCTGTTGCCGCTAAGTATGTTAATTTATTGGCTTCTTCAACTTCATAA
- a CDS encoding flagellar hook-length control protein FliK, which yields MEINGTMSFLTTGQIGSSNDTSKAPSNLFQGLLLNATSSEQGGKTDALAKAIKGFMSHSGQVVEVPSQVLNDAVTEGLNMGSLTEKQQVANSGKDQQELAQFLEALKNEPVEDESLVSPTDSAALLQMISALFSQPDGTKEVWSKIEQKLSSLNDKEVIKNVLNVLRTFTESKDPKEMLNILQGEVKDWMNGNGATLSTDQKREVIALYSVMKMIETPQEAQQLLGKITAQSLNQSPTTGTTQQSQGALKELYPKNLGLKTWQEQVSSATKVLEEKMMPSSPVNSNQVLQNKLLSKSFRMPTIVTNVSASETKNDVSETPIVQGDMSKVQQLVLHVGATTTKSEGTDAEFIKNFEAILSKGALTTNGSSSRLLIKLNPEHLGNLQIELVKHNDQLVARILTSTSEAKELIESQLQALKQTFQHQHLAVDKLEVQQQFQPFTSDQTFKEGQNPSQEEKRQQSEPQQEEESVLEEFGSTFQEALLNTKV from the coding sequence ATGGAGATTAATGGAACAATGTCCTTTTTGACAACTGGACAAATTGGAAGTTCAAACGACACGTCAAAAGCACCTTCTAATCTATTTCAAGGGCTGTTATTAAATGCCACGTCTTCGGAGCAAGGTGGAAAAACGGACGCACTAGCCAAAGCAATAAAAGGATTTATGAGTCACTCAGGTCAGGTAGTAGAAGTCCCTTCTCAAGTGCTTAATGATGCCGTCACAGAGGGATTAAATATGGGTTCTTTAACAGAAAAACAACAAGTTGCAAATAGCGGAAAAGATCAGCAAGAGCTCGCTCAATTTTTAGAGGCATTGAAAAATGAACCCGTGGAAGATGAATCACTTGTATCACCAACTGATAGTGCAGCCTTATTACAAATGATTAGTGCGCTTTTTTCACAGCCAGACGGTACAAAAGAAGTATGGTCAAAGATTGAGCAAAAGCTTAGTTCATTAAATGATAAAGAAGTTATTAAAAACGTATTGAACGTTTTACGCACGTTTACAGAATCCAAAGACCCTAAGGAAATGCTCAATATCTTACAGGGAGAAGTTAAGGACTGGATGAATGGAAACGGAGCTACGCTTTCAACAGATCAGAAGCGAGAAGTAATTGCTCTCTATTCCGTTATGAAAATGATCGAAACACCACAAGAAGCTCAGCAATTGTTAGGGAAAATAACAGCGCAATCGCTTAATCAATCTCCAACCACTGGCACTACGCAGCAAAGCCAAGGGGCGCTAAAAGAGCTTTACCCGAAAAATTTAGGTCTTAAAACATGGCAAGAACAAGTCTCAAGCGCCACAAAAGTGCTTGAAGAAAAGATGATGCCAAGTAGCCCGGTTAATTCGAATCAAGTACTACAAAATAAGCTTTTATCCAAGTCGTTTCGTATGCCAACAATCGTGACGAACGTATCAGCTAGTGAGACCAAAAATGATGTAAGCGAAACGCCTATTGTGCAAGGGGACATGAGCAAAGTGCAACAGCTCGTTCTTCACGTTGGAGCAACTACCACTAAAAGTGAGGGAACAGATGCAGAGTTCATAAAAAACTTTGAAGCAATTTTATCCAAAGGTGCGTTAACAACGAACGGCTCGTCTTCACGCTTGTTAATTAAATTGAACCCTGAACATCTCGGGAATTTGCAGATTGAGCTGGTGAAGCATAATGATCAGCTGGTTGCACGCATTCTGACATCAACATCTGAAGCAAAAGAGTTAATTGAATCTCAGCTTCAAGCATTAAAGCAAACGTTTCAACATCAGCACCTAGCAGTCGATAAACTAGAAGTACAGCAGCAATTCCAGCCGTTTACTTCAGACCAGACATTTAAAGAGGGGCAGAATCCTTCACAGGAAGAAAAGCGTCAGCAAAGTGAACCTCAGCAAGAAGAGGAATCAGTTCTAGAAGAGTTCGGATCGACTTTTCAGGAGGCTCTTTTAAATACGAAAGTGTAG
- the flgC gene encoding flagellar basal body rod protein FlgC, with protein sequence MSMFDSLNISSSALTTQRLRMDVISSNMANADTTRAKLVNGKWEPYKRKMVEVQTSSDSFHSVFNKFLGGKQNSIGEGVKASKIVEDQTPFKLVYDPTHPDADAQGYVKMPNVDPLKETVDLMSSTRSYEANVTVVNATKGMLLKALEIGK encoded by the coding sequence ATGTCGATGTTTGACAGTTTGAATATATCATCCTCTGCTTTGACAACACAGCGCCTTCGAATGGACGTGATTTCATCGAATATGGCAAATGCTGATACGACAAGAGCAAAGCTTGTGAACGGTAAATGGGAGCCATATAAACGTAAAATGGTTGAGGTTCAAACGAGTAGTGATTCCTTTCATTCCGTGTTTAACAAATTTTTAGGTGGGAAGCAGAATAGTATAGGCGAGGGAGTAAAGGCATCAAAGATTGTAGAAGATCAAACGCCATTCAAGCTTGTCTATGATCCGACGCACCCCGATGCGGATGCGCAAGGGTACGTCAAAATGCCGAACGTAGATCCGCTGAAAGAAACGGTAGATCTGATGAGCTCTACACGCTCATACGAAGCAAATGTAACAGTGGTAAATGCTACAAAAGGAATGCTGTTAAAAGCTTTAGAAATCGGTAAATAG
- a CDS encoding flagellar FlbD family protein gives MIQVTRLNGKLFSLNALYIEQVEEFPDTTITLSNGDKFIVKESLEEVVKRITNFYREINIVATRKDMEG, from the coding sequence ATGATCCAGGTGACAAGATTAAATGGGAAATTGTTTTCATTAAATGCCTTATACATAGAACAAGTAGAGGAGTTCCCAGACACGACCATCACTCTATCAAACGGAGATAAGTTTATTGTAAAAGAAAGTTTGGAAGAAGTCGTAAAACGAATCACCAATTTCTATCGGGAGATTAATATAGTAGCAACACGGAAAGACATGGAGGGATAA
- the fliF gene encoding flagellar basal-body MS-ring/collar protein FliF encodes MNERLLKYRQKITEYWTNKSKKQKGFLIGGLVALIVAIAAIYIFTTRVSYVPLYSNLSAQETGQIKSELDSRGVPSEISQDGQTISVPSDQVDTLKVELAAQGIPKSGTIDYSFFSQNASFGMTDNEFNVLKVASMQTEIANLIKGISGVNDAKVMITLPQESVFANDKGSEASASVVLNTKPGYEFDDKQIKALYHLVSKSVPNLPTDNIVITNQYFEYFDLKKDEDSSSYGTFMAQNEIKKQIERDLQRQVQTMLGTMMGNDKVIVSVSTDLDFTKENRDEQLVEPVDKTKMQGLAVSAERITETYTGKGAKNGGTAGTGQSDVSNYTSTTTSDDGDYEKTEERLNYDVNRIHKKIVESPYKVKDIGIQVMVEPPKPNNPSSLSQQSIQDIQQILGTIIRTSIQQDPGTPALTNAQVDSKIALSVQKFNGKQATAASTNATIPLWMYIVGGSLVVIILLLLFLLFRRRKNRETEYIENEEEIVEEFSPTLDRVLSTEQQRRKKLEQLAKDNPEEFAKLLRTWLAED; translated from the coding sequence ATGAACGAACGACTGTTGAAATATAGACAAAAAATCACTGAATACTGGACGAACAAATCAAAAAAGCAAAAAGGCTTTCTAATAGGGGGGCTTGTTGCACTCATTGTCGCGATTGCCGCCATTTATATATTTACAACGAGAGTCAGCTATGTCCCACTTTATAGTAATTTGTCGGCACAAGAGACAGGGCAAATTAAATCAGAGCTTGACTCAAGAGGCGTGCCTTCTGAAATTTCTCAGGACGGTCAGACGATCTCAGTGCCCAGCGATCAGGTTGATACGCTAAAAGTGGAGCTTGCTGCACAAGGTATTCCGAAAAGTGGCACAATTGATTATTCATTCTTTAGCCAAAATGCAAGCTTTGGAATGACCGACAACGAGTTTAATGTGTTAAAAGTGGCTTCAATGCAGACTGAAATAGCGAACTTGATTAAGGGAATTAGCGGCGTTAATGATGCAAAGGTCATGATTACCCTTCCGCAAGAGAGCGTATTTGCAAATGACAAAGGAAGCGAAGCATCAGCATCTGTGGTGTTAAACACAAAACCAGGATACGAGTTCGACGACAAGCAGATAAAAGCACTTTATCATTTGGTATCCAAAAGTGTTCCGAACCTTCCTACTGACAATATCGTCATTACGAATCAATATTTTGAGTATTTTGACCTAAAAAAGGACGAAGATTCATCAAGCTATGGCACGTTTATGGCGCAAAACGAAATTAAAAAGCAAATTGAACGTGATTTACAGCGCCAAGTTCAAACAATGCTAGGAACGATGATGGGGAATGACAAAGTTATCGTTTCTGTTTCAACAGACTTGGATTTCACAAAAGAAAATCGTGATGAACAACTTGTGGAGCCAGTCGATAAAACAAAAATGCAGGGGCTTGCTGTAAGCGCAGAACGTATTACGGAAACGTATACGGGAAAAGGTGCTAAAAATGGTGGAACAGCTGGTACCGGTCAAAGTGACGTATCAAATTACACTTCTACTACCACGAGTGATGATGGGGACTATGAAAAAACCGAAGAGCGACTGAATTATGATGTAAATCGGATTCATAAAAAAATCGTGGAAAGTCCTTATAAAGTAAAGGACATTGGTATACAGGTAATGGTCGAACCACCTAAGCCAAATAATCCATCTTCATTGTCACAGCAGAGCATTCAAGATATTCAACAAATCCTAGGAACGATTATTCGCACAAGTATTCAGCAGGACCCAGGCACTCCTGCTTTAACAAATGCCCAGGTGGACAGTAAAATTGCGCTTTCCGTCCAAAAATTTAATGGCAAACAAGCTACTGCCGCTTCTACAAACGCAACTATTCCACTCTGGATGTATATTGTAGGCGGATCGCTAGTAGTCATTATCCTATTATTACTATTTTTATTGTTTAGAAGAAGAAAAAATAGAGAAACAGAATATATTGAAAATGAAGAGGAAATCGTTGAAGAGTTTTCTCCAACTCTTGACCGAGTCCTTTCCACAGAACAGCAGCGCCGTAAAAAGCTTGAGCAATTAGCCAAGGATAATCCTGAAGAATTTGCGAAATTGTTGCGAACATGGCTCGCTGAGGATTAG
- the fliH gene encoding flagellar assembly protein FliH, whose protein sequence is MSNVIKHNQTNENVAKRTIEIRSFHSYQDATLEEDEQSEHSSSGVMLQQAAEQAEMLRAQAENYMATSRHAIEQEKEQWLEERSRFVEQAREEGFQLGVEEGKQAGIEQYQQLIQQAREIVDQTKAEYNRYLESSEEVILNLGFALAEKILAQQLELNPDIFSSVVKKAVKEVRDHKNIQVYLSPDYYPLVLERKDELTVLLAGEASLFLYPSDDLQAEACYIESSFGKIDISIDVQLKELKQQLMELLKDVEGNEG, encoded by the coding sequence TTGTCTAACGTAATTAAGCATAATCAAACAAACGAAAATGTTGCAAAAAGAACCATTGAAATTCGTTCGTTTCATTCCTATCAAGATGCAACGTTAGAAGAAGATGAGCAGAGCGAGCATTCTTCATCTGGGGTTATGCTTCAACAAGCGGCTGAGCAAGCAGAAATGCTACGAGCACAAGCAGAGAATTATATGGCTACAAGTCGTCACGCCATCGAGCAAGAGAAGGAACAATGGCTTGAGGAGCGCAGTCGTTTCGTAGAGCAGGCACGAGAGGAAGGCTTTCAGCTAGGTGTAGAAGAAGGAAAGCAGGCGGGGATCGAGCAGTATCAGCAACTCATTCAACAGGCGAGGGAGATCGTGGATCAAACAAAGGCAGAATATAATCGATATTTGGAATCCTCTGAAGAAGTGATTTTGAATTTAGGATTTGCACTTGCGGAAAAGATTTTGGCACAGCAGCTTGAATTAAATCCTGATATCTTTTCATCTGTTGTAAAAAAAGCGGTTAAAGAGGTTCGCGATCATAAAAATATCCAAGTCTATTTATCACCAGATTACTATCCGCTTGTGCTAGAACGAAAAGACGAATTAACAGTGCTTTTAGCGGGTGAAGCCAGTCTATTCTTATACCCAAGCGATGACCTTCAGGCAGAGGCTTGCTATATTGAATCTTCTTTCGGAAAAATTGATATTAGTATCGATGTGCAATTAAAGGAGTTAAAGCAGCAACTGATGGAACTTTTAAAGGATGTTGAAGGAAATGAAGGTTGA
- a CDS encoding TIGR02530 family flagellar biosynthesis protein, which produces MEKPFIRPFHTPPAYLTAQTKKVATSSFKEELELVVQPVKISKHADQRIQARNIQIQPEEWQLLEKKMAEAKKMGINDSLVLMKNAALIVSTKNHAVITAMERKEASSQIFTNINGTIVID; this is translated from the coding sequence GTGGAAAAGCCTTTCATTAGACCGTTTCACACACCGCCTGCATATCTGACAGCTCAGACAAAAAAAGTAGCCACTTCATCTTTTAAAGAAGAGCTAGAGTTAGTGGTTCAACCAGTAAAAATTAGCAAGCACGCCGATCAGCGCATTCAAGCGCGCAATATTCAAATTCAGCCCGAAGAGTGGCAGCTTCTTGAAAAAAAGATGGCAGAAGCGAAAAAAATGGGCATTAACGATTCATTAGTTTTAATGAAGAACGCAGCCCTCATTGTTAGCACGAAAAATCATGCCGTTATAACGGCGATGGAACGTAAAGAGGCGTCTTCTCAAATATTTACTAATATTAATGGAACAATTGTCATCGACTAA
- the fliI gene encoding flagellar protein export ATPase FliI, with protein MKVEQLISEIPYLSSFKRYGKVTRVVGLMIESRGPAASIGDLCYIYVGARENKQQRISAEVVGFKEEFVLLMPYTSVRDIAPGCIVEATSKPLQVKVGPDLIGHVLDSLGNSLDGKELPVGMTPVLTDQNPPNPLERPPIDEPLEVGVRTIDSLLTVGRGQRIGIFAGSGVGKSTLMGMIARNTTADLNVIALIGERGREVREFIEKDLGPEGLKRSIVIVATSDQPALLRIKGAYTATAIAEYFRDRGLNVMFMMDSVTRVAMAQREVGLAIGEPPTTKGYTPSVFSILPRLLERTGTNQHGSITAFYTVLVDGDDFNEPIADTVRGIIDGHIVLDRALANKGQYPAINVLKSISRVMNQIVTTEHRQNADRLRDLLATYINSEDLINIGAYKKGSSREIDEAINYYPAIMSFLKQGTDERISIQTSVEQLTSIAGKGE; from the coding sequence ATGAAGGTTGAACAATTAATCAGTGAAATTCCCTATCTATCTTCGTTTAAGCGCTACGGAAAAGTCACTAGGGTAGTAGGGCTTATGATTGAATCAAGAGGCCCTGCCGCATCCATTGGGGATTTGTGCTATATCTATGTCGGTGCTAGAGAGAATAAACAACAACGTATATCAGCGGAAGTAGTAGGGTTTAAGGAGGAATTTGTGCTGCTTATGCCTTACACGTCTGTTCGTGATATTGCCCCGGGCTGTATTGTAGAGGCTACTTCTAAACCTCTACAAGTAAAAGTAGGGCCGGATTTAATTGGTCATGTTCTTGATTCTCTCGGGAATTCGTTGGATGGAAAAGAACTTCCGGTTGGAATGACGCCGGTGTTAACCGATCAGAACCCTCCAAATCCTCTTGAGAGACCACCTATTGATGAACCATTAGAAGTAGGGGTGCGTACAATAGATAGTCTACTAACTGTTGGTAGAGGACAACGGATTGGTATTTTTGCAGGAAGTGGTGTTGGAAAAAGTACGCTTATGGGAATGATCGCACGTAATACGACTGCGGATTTAAACGTCATTGCGCTTATCGGAGAACGTGGACGAGAAGTGCGTGAGTTTATCGAAAAAGATTTAGGTCCTGAAGGGTTAAAGCGATCAATCGTCATTGTGGCGACTTCTGATCAGCCTGCCCTTTTGCGTATCAAAGGTGCCTATACGGCTACAGCAATTGCTGAATATTTCCGTGACCGCGGCCTAAACGTCATGTTTATGATGGATTCTGTTACGAGGGTAGCAATGGCTCAGAGGGAAGTAGGGCTAGCCATCGGAGAGCCGCCTACGACAAAAGGATACACGCCTTCTGTCTTTTCCATTCTGCCACGCCTTCTTGAACGTACCGGAACCAATCAGCACGGCTCTATTACCGCCTTTTATACGGTCTTAGTAGACGGCGATGATTTTAATGAACCGATTGCCGATACGGTCAGAGGAATTATTGATGGACATATTGTGTTAGACAGAGCACTCGCGAATAAAGGACAGTATCCCGCTATTAATGTATTAAAAAGCATTAGTCGAGTGATGAATCAAATCGTCACAACCGAGCATAGACAAAACGCTGATCGTTTACGAGATTTGCTCGCCACGTATATTAATTCAGAAGACCTTATTAATATAGGAGCCTATAAAAAAGGATCCTCAAGAGAAATTGATGAAGCCATAAACTACTATCCGGCCATTATGTCTTTTTTGAAGCAAGGTACGGATGAACGTATTTCCATTCAGACGAGCGTTGAGCAGTTGACTAGTATTGCTGGAAAGGGTGAGTAA
- the fliG gene encoding flagellar motor switch protein FliG: MAKLEKKGELTGRQKAAILLISLGPDVSASVYKHLSEEEIERLTLEISSMRKVETDVKEDIIEEFEQIALAQDYIAQGGVGYAKTILEKALGAEQASMILNRLTSSLQVKPFDFARKADPMQILNFIQNEHPQTIALVLSYLDPAQAGMILSSLPQERQADIARRIATMSSTAPEVINEIEQILERKLSTTVTQDYTQTGGVEAVVEVLSGVDRTTEKLILDTLEIQDPELAEEIKKRMFVFEDIVTLDNRAIQRVIRDIENEDLLLSLKVASEEVKSVIFRNMSQRMVQTFQEEMEFMGPVRLKDVEEAQSRIVGVIRRLEDSGEIMVARGGGDDIIV, from the coding sequence TTGGCTAAATTAGAGAAAAAAGGAGAGCTGACGGGCAGGCAAAAGGCGGCTATTTTACTTATATCGCTTGGGCCTGACGTCTCAGCCTCTGTTTACAAGCACTTAAGCGAAGAAGAAATTGAGCGATTAACGCTCGAGATCTCAAGCATGCGAAAAGTAGAAACCGATGTAAAAGAAGATATTATAGAAGAGTTTGAGCAAATAGCCCTAGCGCAGGACTATATTGCTCAAGGTGGAGTCGGATACGCTAAAACTATTTTAGAGAAGGCACTTGGAGCCGAGCAAGCATCAATGATTCTAAATCGACTTACTTCTTCTTTACAAGTAAAGCCATTTGATTTTGCTAGAAAAGCAGATCCGATGCAAATCTTGAATTTTATTCAAAATGAGCATCCGCAAACAATTGCACTCGTCCTGTCCTATTTAGATCCTGCGCAGGCGGGGATGATTTTATCATCGCTTCCTCAAGAGCGTCAGGCAGATATTGCAAGACGTATTGCGACGATGAGTAGTACTGCACCAGAAGTCATTAACGAAATTGAGCAAATTCTGGAACGAAAGCTCTCCACAACTGTTACCCAAGATTACACGCAGACGGGTGGAGTTGAAGCGGTCGTTGAAGTGTTAAGCGGAGTGGATCGTACAACAGAAAAGCTTATTTTAGATACGCTTGAAATTCAAGATCCAGAGCTGGCAGAAGAAATTAAGAAGCGAATGTTTGTATTTGAAGACATTGTCACCCTTGACAATCGAGCCATTCAACGCGTCATTCGTGACATCGAAAATGAAGACCTGCTGCTGAGCTTAAAGGTAGCAAGCGAAGAGGTCAAATCTGTTATTTTCCGCAATATGTCACAGCGTATGGTTCAAACATTCCAAGAAGAAATGGAGTTTATGGGACCGGTTCGCTTGAAAGATGTCGAAGAGGCGCAGTCACGTATTGTGGGTGTTATTAGACGTTTAGAGGACAGCGGGGAAATTATGGTAGCCCGCGGCGGTGGAGATGATATTATTGTCTAA
- the fliE gene encoding flagellar hook-basal body complex protein FliE → MLPAQTNTPMKNSGSESFGTLLKEAIDSVNQSQVAADQATQKLVNGEDIDLHEVMITSQKASITLQTAVEVRNKMIEAYQEVMRMQV, encoded by the coding sequence ATGCTTCCAGCTCAAACGAATACGCCTATGAAAAATAGCGGGAGTGAAAGCTTTGGTACCCTTTTAAAAGAGGCGATTGATTCTGTTAATCAATCACAAGTAGCAGCTGATCAAGCCACACAAAAGCTCGTGAACGGAGAAGATATCGATCTACATGAGGTGATGATTACTTCTCAAAAGGCTAGCATTACCCTACAAACAGCTGTAGAAGTTCGTAACAAAATGATTGAAGCTTACCAAGAAGTTATGCGCATGCAAGTATAA
- the fliJ gene encoding flagellar export protein FliJ: MVYQFKFSKIMSIKENEKERILNEYNEAVERFETVGQRLYDALKHKEQQIEAYNRKMMNGMSITELKQVQAFLERTERLIEGLQKEVISARQYMQTKQFLLQEKNIEMKKYEKMKANDFHLYQEIQKSTEAKQMDEISLQQYMLKEK; the protein is encoded by the coding sequence ATGGTGTATCAATTTAAATTTTCCAAAATTATGTCGATTAAAGAAAATGAAAAAGAGCGAATTCTAAACGAATACAATGAAGCGGTAGAACGATTTGAAACGGTTGGACAACGTCTGTACGACGCCCTGAAGCACAAAGAACAGCAAATTGAGGCATACAACCGGAAAATGATGAACGGCATGTCCATCACCGAACTGAAACAAGTGCAGGCTTTTTTAGAACGCACCGAACGATTAATAGAAGGCTTACAAAAAGAAGTCATTTCAGCAAGGCAATACATGCAAACGAAACAGTTTTTACTGCAAGAAAAAAATATCGAAATGAAGAAATACGAAAAAATGAAGGCAAACGATTTTCATCTTTATCAAGAAATTCAAAAGTCAACAGAAGCAAAGCAAATGGATGAAATATCACTGCAACAATATATGTTGAAAGAAAAATAG